From Acinetobacter suaedae, one genomic window encodes:
- a CDS encoding DNA/RNA non-specific endonuclease, with amino-acid sequence MARRTSRKSKAKFAFLSQNFGKIVLAVLATSSFAIAFGNEKIAKFIPLQSSNPTCLKQFYRDVPPLLSKASLQKDSYALCFNDFNVMYSGVSKTPLWSAAYLTPERLSIKIKREDNFHEETRVAERHRALLSDYRGSGYDRGHMAPNGDMNNKAAQYDSFSLANMVPQAPKNNQEVWRKVEEAVRAVVSKQHKDAYVITGPVFEGQRLKTIGNGVIVPTAVYKAVYLPKQGIIGAYYAPNNNSLQVKVVSVCYLEEKLGINLFPQLTEQQKRNVYQLPTSAQQVKAQSELKYLHWDGQSQCAEDASADSIQAQQRQFTNNSTLTAERPVSSIDEEAKQEVIRQLVDMLVQYFLQLLR; translated from the coding sequence ATGGCAAGAAGAACGAGCAGGAAGAGTAAAGCGAAATTCGCTTTTTTGAGCCAAAATTTTGGAAAAATCGTATTAGCGGTGCTTGCAACGAGTAGTTTTGCGATTGCATTTGGTAATGAAAAAATTGCCAAATTTATTCCCTTGCAAAGCAGTAATCCCACTTGTTTAAAGCAATTTTATCGTGATGTTCCGCCTTTACTCAGCAAAGCCAGTTTGCAAAAAGACAGTTATGCACTGTGCTTTAATGATTTTAATGTGATGTATTCAGGGGTGTCCAAAACACCACTTTGGTCAGCAGCCTATCTGACCCCAGAACGTTTGAGTATCAAGATCAAACGTGAAGACAATTTCCATGAAGAAACACGCGTTGCAGAACGTCATCGTGCTTTGCTATCAGATTATCGTGGTTCAGGTTATGACCGTGGGCATATGGCGCCAAATGGCGATATGAATAATAAAGCTGCACAATACGATAGTTTTTCCTTGGCAAATATGGTACCGCAAGCGCCTAAAAATAATCAGGAAGTTTGGCGTAAAGTTGAGGAAGCGGTACGTGCAGTGGTGAGTAAACAGCATAAAGATGCTTATGTGATTACAGGCCCCGTGTTTGAAGGACAAAGACTAAAAACCATTGGCAATGGTGTCATTGTTCCAACCGCAGTTTATAAAGCGGTATATTTGCCGAAGCAGGGGATTATTGGGGCGTATTATGCTCCGAATAATAATTCGCTACAGGTAAAAGTAGTCAGTGTGTGTTATTTGGAAGAGAAATTAGGCATTAACTTATTTCCCCAATTAACAGAACAACAGAAGCGTAATGTCTATCAATTACCCACCTCAGCACAGCAGGTCAAAGCACAGAGTGAGTTGAAGTATTTGCATTGGGATGGTCAAAGCCAATGTGCAGAAGATGCCAGTGCAGACAGTATTCAAGCACAACAACGTCAGTTTACGAATAATTCAACGCTAACGGCTGAACGCCCAGTGTCATCAATTGATGAGGAAGCAAAGCAAGAAGTTATTCGACAGTTGGTGGATATGCTGGTGCAGTATTTTTTACAATTGTTGAGATAA